The Vibrio quintilis DNA window ACAAATTTTATTAGATATATTTAATGAATTGCCAGATCTAACATACCAGCAACAACGTTTTTCAGGATAAATTTCATGAAGTATATCAGCGGTATTCTGGTGACTCTGTTCATGGCACTGGTCTCTTTTCAGGTTTCTTCTCTTTCTTTTTGTAAAACCTATCAGCTGAGCCCTTTGGTGATCTGTATTGTGCTGGGGATGCTGATCGGTAATCTCTTTCACCGTTCTATCCCGGAAGGATGCCAGAGTGGTATTCGCTTCAGTCAGCAAAAACTGCTGCGGCTGGGCGTGATTCTCTACGGTTTTTTCATTACTTTTCAGCAAATAGCAGCCGTTGGTATGTCCGGGCTGTTTACTGATGTACTGATCATCACCACTACATTTATTGGCGGCACTTTTATTGGTATCAGGCTACTGGGACTGGATAAAGAAACAGCGATGCTGACGGCCGTCGGCTCCTCAATTTGCGGAGCTGCCGCTATTTTAGGAACCGAACCCGTGGTGAAATCGAAATCTCATCAGACTGCAATAGCTGTTGCAACCGTTGTCATCTTCGGCACACTGGGTATGTTTATTTATCCGTTTATCTTTCATATTTTCAACATTACAGCAGAGACGATGGGCATCTATACCGGAGCAACGATCCATGAAGTCGCGCAGGTGGTCGCAGCCGGAAACGCAATGGGATCCGACATTGGTGCGACTTCAGTGATCGTCAAACTAACCCGGGTGATGATGCTGGCCCCATTTCTGATCATACTCAGCTTTTATCTCAACCGCTCAACGCCTGACAGTGCAGATCAGCAGGCAAAAATCGTGATTCCCTGGTTTGCAATTCTGTTTGTTGTCGCTGCCGGTATTAACTCAGCTCACTTGCTGCCGCAAACGATTGTGAACCTTATGACTCAGGCCTCAGTACTGTTTTTAAGTATGGCAATGGGCGCTTTAGGGATTGAAACAAATATCGGTAAAATCCGTGGCGTCGGACTCAAACCCGTGATTCTGGCTGGTGTCTTATGGATCTGGCTGCTCACCGGCGGATATGGGATCACAATAGCTGTGCAACAACTTATCCATTAAGACTGTCAATCGTTGTCACCTTCCCTGTCAAATCAGGGAAGGTGACAACGGATTCTGGCTCAACTCCCGCGCAACCCGGATCAATTCATCTTTAGCCTGTACAATATCTTTAACAGAATGAGATACGGTTTGAGAGTTTAACGTCATGTACGGAATCGTAATCACCGCCAAAAGATCACCCTGTGGGCCGAAGATTGGTGCACTAATGTTTGTGACACCTGATATCTGAGGACTTTTTCCCAAAAAATAGCCTCTTCGACGGGTTTCCTCAGCCTGTTGCAGCGTTGTTTGTATGAGTTCCTCTGTCGCATATTCGTTGGTCAGAAGCGCTTCCCTGATCTCAGGTGCACAAAATCCCAGTAACACGGCACCGGAACCCGATGCAAAGACATCAATCCGGGCGCCGACTTTCAGACTAAATCCCATCTTATAAGGGCTTTCTTCCCTGGCGATCACTAATAACTCGCCATTGCTGTAACGACTGATATGACAGGATTGATTGACTTTTTTACAGAGTTGCTCTGTCAGTAAGGCGCACTGACGAAGCAACAGCATAACCGGCGGATGCTGATTCGATAAAGCGAACATTTTCAGAGTGAGCACATAACCCGCAGTATCCTTGTGGCATTCAATATAACGCTTTTCTTTCAAAACAGATAACATCCGGAAAATTTCACTGACGCTGCGATTCAGTTTCTCTGCAATCTGCTTCTTTGTCAGCGGCTCTTCTGCTTTTGCCAGCAACTCAAGTATTTCGAGACCTTTCTCAAGTGCCGGTGCTCTGTATTCTGGTTTCTTAGTCATTGTCGCTACAGTTTCTTCTTAACGAATTTCATCCATACTGACAAAATCCATGTCATCAAAGGTTTGGTTTTCTCCGGCCATGCCCCACACAAAACTATAATTTTGCGTGCCACAGCCCGAATGAATCGACCAGCTCGGTGAAAGAACCAGCTGATTGTTTCTGACAACAAGGTGCCGGGTTTCATCCGGCTCCCCCATCAGGTGAAAAACAACCTGAGATGGATCAAGATTAAAATAGAGATAAGCTTCCATCCGGCGCTCATGCGTATGCGCAGGCATTGTATTCCAGACACTTCCCTGTTTCAGATGAGTGACCCCCATACAAAGCTGGCAGGTAGGCAGAACGTCCGGGTGGAGATATTGGGTAATCAGTCGCTCATTCGCATTTTCCTGTGTCCCTAATTCAATCTGCCTGGCTTCATCACGACGGATGATCCGTGACGGGTAGCTCTGATGTGCCGGGGCACTCAGACAATACAACTGAGCACTTTGCGCCGGGTCAGTCGATGCAAACTCAATCGCCTGCTCTCCCCGCCCCAGATATAAAGCATCCAGATATTCAAGACGGTATGACTGCCCTCCCAGACAGCGAACTTCCGCAGCCGGACCTAAATTGACAATCCCCAGCTCACGCCGCTCAAGAAAAAAAGTCGTCCCGAAAGACTGACTATCAATAAAATCATCCAGCGCAAGAGTACGGCCTTGCTCAGGGCATGCCCCCATCACAACCATACGATCAATATGACTGTAAACAACATTGATCTTGCCCGGAGAAAATAAGTTTTCTGTTAAAAATTCTTCTCTTAAGCGGGATGTATCATAGTGTTTTGCATCCTTAGGATGAGAATTATGATGGATAAACATAAACGATTCCTTATTTCAGGCGCTTACCGGCCTCAGGTTGCTGTACAAATATTCAGCACATCTCGGAACACAGTGTATGCTTCATTGATATATGATCAATATTTTTTATATATAAAAACAAAAAGTGTGATCCATCAGGCAACACATGTTTTTGATCAAAAAATCTTCAAACGACAAATGACGGAGAAAAAAGATCTTACAGCTGAATATCAACATCTTACGCACAGGATCCTGGCTCTTCAGAAATTGTGACCTGAACAAACTCCGGATAACTACCCTGAGCAGGTGTATAACATCTTATCCCCGGATGAAAGTCAGATAAAATTATTGACAACATAACTCACTAATAAATATGGTATTAATATAGAATGTTCCGGTAATATCATCCGGAAGATCAAAGCCTGTCCACAGAATGTT harbors:
- a CDS encoding YeiH family protein, which translates into the protein MKYISGILVTLFMALVSFQVSSLSFCKTYQLSPLVICIVLGMLIGNLFHRSIPEGCQSGIRFSQQKLLRLGVILYGFFITFQQIAAVGMSGLFTDVLIITTTFIGGTFIGIRLLGLDKETAMLTAVGSSICGAAAILGTEPVVKSKSHQTAIAVATVVIFGTLGMFIYPFIFHIFNITAETMGIYTGATIHEVAQVVAAGNAMGSDIGATSVIVKLTRVMMLAPFLIILSFYLNRSTPDSADQQAKIVIPWFAILFVVAAGINSAHLLPQTIVNLMTQASVLFLSMAMGALGIETNIGKIRGVGLKPVILAGVLWIWLLTGGYGITIAVQQLIH
- a CDS encoding IclR family transcriptional regulator; its protein translation is MTKKPEYRAPALEKGLEILELLAKAEEPLTKKQIAEKLNRSVSEIFRMLSVLKEKRYIECHKDTAGYVLTLKMFALSNQHPPVMLLLRQCALLTEQLCKKVNQSCHISRYSNGELLVIAREESPYKMGFSLKVGARIDVFASGSGAVLLGFCAPEIREALLTNEYATEELIQTTLQQAEETRRRGYFLGKSPQISGVTNISAPIFGPQGDLLAVITIPYMTLNSQTVSHSVKDIVQAKDELIRVARELSQNPLSPSLI
- the kduI gene encoding 5-dehydro-4-deoxy-D-glucuronate isomerase, with translation MFIHHNSHPKDAKHYDTSRLREEFLTENLFSPGKINVVYSHIDRMVVMGACPEQGRTLALDDFIDSQSFGTTFFLERRELGIVNLGPAAEVRCLGGQSYRLEYLDALYLGRGEQAIEFASTDPAQSAQLYCLSAPAHQSYPSRIIRRDEARQIELGTQENANERLITQYLHPDVLPTCQLCMGVTHLKQGSVWNTMPAHTHERRMEAYLYFNLDPSQVVFHLMGEPDETRHLVVRNNQLVLSPSWSIHSGCGTQNYSFVWGMAGENQTFDDMDFVSMDEIR